The following proteins are co-located in the Podarcis raffonei isolate rPodRaf1 chromosome 5, rPodRaf1.pri, whole genome shotgun sequence genome:
- the MARCHF5 gene encoding E3 ubiquitin-protein ligase MARCHF5 isoform X1: protein MVPWARSAVSQLGVGEKGTRRSGGSSVRSCWVCFATDEDDRTAEWVRPCRCRGSTKWVHQTCLQRWVDEKQRGNSTARVACPQCNAEYLIVFPKLGPVVYVLDLADRLISKACPFAAAGIMVGSIYWTAVTYGAVTVMQVVGHKEGLDVMERADPLFLLIGLPTIPVMLILGKMIRWEDYVLRLWRKYSNKLQILNSIFPGIGCPVPRIPAEANPLADHVSATRILCGALVFPTIATIVGKLMFSSVNSNLQRTILGGIAFVAIKGAFKVYFKQQQYLRQAHRKILNYPEQEGA from the exons GAGTTGTTGGGTGTGTTTTGCAACTGATGAGGATGACAGAACAGCAGAGTGGGTGAGACCATGCAGGTGTAGAGGCTCTACGAAATGGGTTCACCAAACTTGTCTACAGCGCTGGGTGGATGAAAAACAGAGAGGGAACAGTACAGCTCGTGTTGCCTGTCCTCAGTGCAATGCAGAATACTTAATAGTATTTCCAAAACTAG GTCCAGTTGTTTATGTCTTGGACCTGGCAGATCGCCTTATCTCAAAAGCCTGTCCGTTTGCTGCAGCTGGAATAATGGTGGGCTCTATCTACTGGACAGCTGTCACTTACGGAGCAGTAACAGTGATGCAG GTTGTGGGTCATAAAGAAGGCCTCGATGTTATGGAAAGAGCTGATCCTTTATTCCTTTTAATTGGACTTCCCACCATCCCAGTTATGCTTATATTGGGAAAGATGATTCGCTGGGAAGACTATGTGCTTAGATTGTGGCGAAAATATTCTAACAAACTACAGATTCTGAACAGCATATTTCCAG GGATTGGATGTCCTGTTCCTCGTATTCCAGCTGAGGCCAACCCTCTGGCAGATCACGTCTCTGCTACTCGTATTCTCTGTGGAGCTCTTGTCTTTCCCACTATTGCTACGATAGTTGGCAAGTTGATGTTCAGCAGTGTTAACTCTAATCTTCAGCGAACAATTTTG GGCGGAATTGCTTTTGTTGCTATAAAAGGAGCTTTCAAGGTCTATTTCAAACAGCAGCAATATTTGCGACAAGCTCATCGGAAAATTTTAAACTATCCCGAGCAAGAAGGTGCATAA
- the MARCHF5 gene encoding E3 ubiquitin-protein ligase MARCHF5 isoform X3, which produces MSEQTGLLIPQTMDRSCWVCFATDEDDRTAEWVRPCRCRGSTKWVHQTCLQRWVDEKQRGNSTARVACPQCNAEYLIVFPKLGPVVYVLDLADRLISKACPFAAAGIMVGSIYWTAVTYGAVTVMQVVGHKEGLDVMERADPLFLLIGLPTIPVMLILGKMIRWEDYVLRLWRKYSNKLQILNSIFPGIGCPVPRIPAEANPLADHVSATRILCGALVFPTIATIVGKLMFSSVNSNLQRTILGGIAFVAIKGAFKVYFKQQQYLRQAHRKILNYPEQEGA; this is translated from the exons GAGTTGTTGGGTGTGTTTTGCAACTGATGAGGATGACAGAACAGCAGAGTGGGTGAGACCATGCAGGTGTAGAGGCTCTACGAAATGGGTTCACCAAACTTGTCTACAGCGCTGGGTGGATGAAAAACAGAGAGGGAACAGTACAGCTCGTGTTGCCTGTCCTCAGTGCAATGCAGAATACTTAATAGTATTTCCAAAACTAG GTCCAGTTGTTTATGTCTTGGACCTGGCAGATCGCCTTATCTCAAAAGCCTGTCCGTTTGCTGCAGCTGGAATAATGGTGGGCTCTATCTACTGGACAGCTGTCACTTACGGAGCAGTAACAGTGATGCAG GTTGTGGGTCATAAAGAAGGCCTCGATGTTATGGAAAGAGCTGATCCTTTATTCCTTTTAATTGGACTTCCCACCATCCCAGTTATGCTTATATTGGGAAAGATGATTCGCTGGGAAGACTATGTGCTTAGATTGTGGCGAAAATATTCTAACAAACTACAGATTCTGAACAGCATATTTCCAG GGATTGGATGTCCTGTTCCTCGTATTCCAGCTGAGGCCAACCCTCTGGCAGATCACGTCTCTGCTACTCGTATTCTCTGTGGAGCTCTTGTCTTTCCCACTATTGCTACGATAGTTGGCAAGTTGATGTTCAGCAGTGTTAACTCTAATCTTCAGCGAACAATTTTG GGCGGAATTGCTTTTGTTGCTATAAAAGGAGCTTTCAAGGTCTATTTCAAACAGCAGCAATATTTGCGACAAGCTCATCGGAAAATTTTAAACTATCCCGAGCAAGAAGGTGCATAA
- the MARCHF5 gene encoding E3 ubiquitin-protein ligase MARCHF5 isoform X2, whose protein sequence is MVPWARSAVSQLGVGEKGTRRSGGSSVRSCWVCFATDEDDRTAEWVRPCRCRGSTKWVHQTCLQRWVDEKQRGNSTARVACPQCNAEYLIVFPKLGPVVYVLDLADRLISKACPFAAAGIMVGSIYWTAVTYGAVTVMQVVGHKEGLDVMERADPLFLLIGLPTIPVMLILGKMIRWEDYVLRLWRKYSNKLQILNSIFPAEANPLADHVSATRILCGALVFPTIATIVGKLMFSSVNSNLQRTILGGIAFVAIKGAFKVYFKQQQYLRQAHRKILNYPEQEGA, encoded by the exons GAGTTGTTGGGTGTGTTTTGCAACTGATGAGGATGACAGAACAGCAGAGTGGGTGAGACCATGCAGGTGTAGAGGCTCTACGAAATGGGTTCACCAAACTTGTCTACAGCGCTGGGTGGATGAAAAACAGAGAGGGAACAGTACAGCTCGTGTTGCCTGTCCTCAGTGCAATGCAGAATACTTAATAGTATTTCCAAAACTAG GTCCAGTTGTTTATGTCTTGGACCTGGCAGATCGCCTTATCTCAAAAGCCTGTCCGTTTGCTGCAGCTGGAATAATGGTGGGCTCTATCTACTGGACAGCTGTCACTTACGGAGCAGTAACAGTGATGCAG GTTGTGGGTCATAAAGAAGGCCTCGATGTTATGGAAAGAGCTGATCCTTTATTCCTTTTAATTGGACTTCCCACCATCCCAGTTATGCTTATATTGGGAAAGATGATTCGCTGGGAAGACTATGTGCTTAGATTGTGGCGAAAATATTCTAACAAACTACAGATTCTGAACAGCATATTTCCAG CTGAGGCCAACCCTCTGGCAGATCACGTCTCTGCTACTCGTATTCTCTGTGGAGCTCTTGTCTTTCCCACTATTGCTACGATAGTTGGCAAGTTGATGTTCAGCAGTGTTAACTCTAATCTTCAGCGAACAATTTTG GGCGGAATTGCTTTTGTTGCTATAAAAGGAGCTTTCAAGGTCTATTTCAAACAGCAGCAATATTTGCGACAAGCTCATCGGAAAATTTTAAACTATCCCGAGCAAGAAGGTGCATAA